gggtaccaatttttctaatgaaatacgtacttaacaaatgttcacgattgacttccaaggtgaaggaataacatcgcgtaataaaaatcaaactcgcaaaattataatttgcgtaattactggtggtaggacctcttgtgagtccgcaggggtagataccacaatcctgcctatttctaccttcGGTTtaaagtgtggggcagccgttgtaactatacttgagaccttagaacttatatctcaagatgggtggcgcattcacgttgtagatgtctatgagctccagtaaccacttaacaccaggtgggctgtgagctcgtccacccatctaggcaataaaaaaaacataccattAACTTCTACGATTACATGATTCAAGGCAACGTGTACATCTATCACGCCGGTCGTTGGGGAGCTATTTGTGACGACAGCTGGGATGATGCGGCAGCTCAAATCGTATGTCGCGTGTTCAACAGGACTGGTTTTGCTACTCACGGAGGGCAATACGGTGAAGCAAAAGGTTTGTTTTATtcatacgcttttattagcttcagacgtaggtatgtatgtttgtaacggaatctttgaacatgattttgacccccttcaaaacgtcggattaactcgaaatttggtatacttattaaggaccgatgacaattcaatactaaaaaaaaatattgacaaaaaaatatattgaaaaaatttaaagtcaactataaaatgaaaaataaataatagtttaaaaaaactaacaaaatacgcttttataaaaaatccaactaaaatatagagaataatgaatatatagaaaataaattttaataaatttaaattaaaaatagtgtaagaaaaaatgattttattgtaaaaaaaagcgtgggctgcGTAAAAAAAGCGttatttcttcttctcagtcgcttgcactcttggcagagtggtcttGGTCATCATTTCGGATGGTGGTGcgattcacaagacgtcgtgCATCTTGCATTTTTTGTGTATCTTACctaatttatatttctaatacTTATTCACGTATATTTATCTGATGCTAGGTAACAACTTCTATCATTTATTTAACTCTCCAGAACGTGTTATTAGCATTTTACCACAGGTCCCATTCTGGTCCAGATTTGTCTATATCCACTTCCATATCAACTACCAAAATCTTTCCGAAAAACTCAACTCTGTCAGCCATGATGGCCCTGAATTCACTTTAGAATAAGTCTATGAATACAAATGTGGAGAGGGCGTATGGTAAAGCCCGCCAGGCTAGCTatcaccatcctgtctatttttaTCGCAAAGCAACCATGCGTTCTGGTTTGGAATGTGATGCAGCTgttacacaatacaattgaggcctCGTGCCTCAAGACGGGTGCCAATATTTAACTTGTTAGGTCTAtggaccccggtaaccacttaacccaaGATGGACCGTGAGTTTTGGTTAAACACCCACACCCAGGAAACTCCATCCACTCTTTTATAAAGCAATACACATATGACGTCTCATCGGCTAGTCTCTAGATTCCCATTTCAACCAGCTAATCAGCGTCGAGGATAATATTATCGCTATAGTTTCGGTAATTGAAAATAAGCTTTAAATGCGAACGACATACACCGGCAATGATCATAACAACATTCACAGCCCTCCATTTATTTACTCTACAAAAAAGCCACATCTACTAAAACACTTATATTTGCTCTCCACTTTTTTTATAGAACAATTTTGGATGGATGACATGGTTTGTCAGGGTGATGAATCTTCACTGACCCAGTGCATATTCTCTGGCTGGGGTTCTTCAGACTGCACGCCTACTGAAGCAGCTGGAGTCAAATGCCGCAAACAAGAGACACATGTGCCATTAAATCTTTCCTCAAAGAAAAAAGCAGGAGTCCCACTACATGAAGTCTTAGATATTAGGTATACTAGTTTGAGACTAGTTGGCGGAAGAAATGCTCTGGAGGGCAGAGTGGAGGTACGACATTACTATATATCTGAAATCTTGCATTTCTCGAACTATTTGAGTGATAATATGAGTGATAATGTTGACTAATCCTAAAATCTAAACTAATCATTGACTAGCAGTAAAGCATTAGTAGCCACTAAAGAAGGTAGATAGAAATGGAGCATGCTTGGTTAGTTTAGTGTTTAGAACCAAATCAAAATGGCGGAGCGGTTTGAGGTTATTTTAACGCGAGgttttaaactaatattagAACTCAATCTCCAGATCTATCACAATAATTACTGGGGAAGCCTATGCCCAGACGGCTGGACGATCTATGAAGCTGCAGCTACCTGTCGCCATTTAGGCCTAGGATATGCGGAGCAAGCCCTACAGACGGATTATTTCGGAAGCTCAAAGATTGTTCTTAGCGGAGTGGAATGTCAAGGCAACGAGACGAACCTATTAATGTGTCGACATCAGAAATATGGCAACGTTACGTGCCCAGGGACAGTTGGTAAGTCAAAAATAGATTTCGATAAACTTAATTTGAAATGAGAAGAGCGGCTTATGGAAAACATTATATAAAAACCAGCGAATAATCTACCTTACTACAAACTTCtcaattctttgtttattttttcataatagATGAGATGACACATCCCATGAGATAAAGCAGCACCTGATTTTGGGTGATTACGGAACCCATAAATATCACTACATAAATACCGCATGGTCATGaggtgtcgtaaaaggcgactaaagGATTTCACTGAAAACTTTATTTCTCTAAGTATTATAACAGCGGATTGCGATAACCAAACGACTTTTAAATGGTAAGCGCGGACGGTTAATTATCACCATCCTGGgtatttctgccacaaagcagtcaatcatttcggttggaagggtgtgTCAGCTGTTATACAACACAgttgagacttagacctcaaggcgggtggtggtaTTCATGAGGTGGCACCAGTAGTAGCACTTAGATTTAAATTGAAAGAAAGTCTGCAGCAATTAAACTACTTTTCTAAtgtttgaaaatgttttaatcGCATTGTACGGATTAATTCACATATTCACACATGTATtgacataaaatatataaaagcataaagatttaaagaaaaccttttttttttcaacatttaaCTAATTATCTTTTACGAAATGATTTGATACGATCGTTAATTGTAATCGTTTATCAAAATTTGCAACGATGGGCACGTTAGAACCATTTTAATTACTGAATAGATCATGGacgtaatattgtttttctagtattttttaattttttatttattacttagatggatggacgagctcacagcccacctggtgttaagtggttactgcagcccatacacatctacaacgtaaatgcgccacccacctcgagattaagttctaaggtctcagtatagttacaacggctaccccacccttcgaaccgaaacgcattactgcttcacgacggaaataggcggggtggtggtacctacccgtgcggactcccaagaggtcctaccaccagtgagtatCTAATCAATTTATGATTCACGGCTTATACATGATTAAAATCTTCAaactatgtatatataattgGCTTATTTAAGACCACACTTATTACCACTTTGCCTGATTCTGCCGCCAAGTAGTACTGCCTTCCGGTCTTAAGGATGTCAAGCTCGTTATACTAAACAATttaaacttagaactcatttttCATGGTTAGTGCGGGCATTTATGTACATTATTTCATGTATGGTTTCTGATATGTCCTGAACATCAGATGGAATGTAAGTCCGTTTAGCGCTCttgccaataaaaaaagtatacgcGCCGAGATTTCTGAAACCTTATTTTCCTTATCATCAAGTAAGCCGAAAGATCTTTTATACCTCAGTTTAAAAGCGTCCAAACTAAATTAATAGCATAAAATGATATTGAACACGATTATTAAGACCGAATTGGCAGATTGCAACATCCCCCATTATTGGCACGAACTAGCgtctattattatataattagatTAAGACTCAAACCGACAGCCTCAAGGTAGCCAGCGACATTTAGgctatatgtgtatatatgtatgtctaGTATCAAATAAGCACCACGGTTTTATAAGCAGAAAAATATTCATCAAATTTAACAGAATTTATAAGAATTATATATCGTCAATGctcaatgtaataaataaaattaatctgaAAACATTAATCTGTGCATCGTCTCGTGAACTCTGTGAGCACAGaactattattaaatactacgataagttttattaatgtatatttttagcaAACAATGCACGGATTTAATTGTGTATTATAACAAAAACTTTAACAAATAGGGCCCGAATTTTTTGTTTCTCGTAGCTCATTTACTTTTCTTAGAACTTTGGGTAATGCCTCTGTAGTTGTTACTTGTGAGAACTGAAGATTTAGACAGCTCTAACCAAACTATAAGCAAAAATACCATTTATCCTACTATTATTTCtccttgttgactgtttttcaatgttaattgtgtttgcAATAAAGTATACACACACTATCTCTGTTCAAAAATgggttataatttataataagttataatttatcttatttttttattgcatagatgggtgggcgagctcataccccacctggtgttaagtggttacctacctaccttgaaatatgagttctaaggtctcagtatagttacaggtATGTACGAATATATGTGTATGCATAAAAGTATAGTTTTCGACAGGATATTCATGTGgcataatgaaatataaaatattaatattaagaatcAGTCGCtagcgcatggcgacgcgtcgccacaccgtacacactaaTACATATAGACTGTATAATCGTACACCAAATAGCGTGGCGTCACGTCGCCACAGCATGCGTCGCCAGGCCAGCAATCGgctttacgtgcggctatagatgaaTTAGATGAATCAATGATAGATGAATGAAGCTCATAATTTTGGGTCGCATAGATTGCAACCGCGCCGTAgacagaacaccagccagacgGGGTCAAATCCGGTTAAGAAGCGGTTGGTGATATTCTATAGGTACCATGTGGTCTATGCCACCCATGACCGAACACCATAGAGGAAAGTCACATATGATCGCAATCCTCAGCAGTGAAGAAACGATGAAGAAGAGAGATGCTTCACATTAACAAGGGATACAAAAGTTCAACGACTAACAAAATCTCTCGGTAGGTCACGTCGCAGCGGTAATATGTACCCAAAAATTGGCCGATTTGGAGCTTGACACTGCAGCCATAGAACACACCGCCCATTTACAAGACGTTCCAATGTACCAGCTCACTTGCGCTATGGAAGAAAACTGCTTGACGAAGTCAGCCTATGAGGTACTGCGTCCAATGCAAAAGGGATTTTttgccctacctattcgctggtagccttaaGAGCTATTACAGCTTAGTAAGATATAACTGTtactgtaaatattaaaatctttataTGAAATCAATTGGCTTGGATatactcaaaaaaatttttcggAATATTTTTGTCCGTAATAATTCGtactataaatttaataagccTTCCAAGTCAGGCGATATGAAATGCTTATAGCATTTGTCAAGTCATCAATTATCAAGTATGTTAAAGAAAAGGTGCCTTTGatctttttaagatttttacacgctttatattagcttcacttgtatgtatgtctgtatgtttgtaactgactcctttagacgcgattttgacccactttaagcGGCCAGATtttattcaaactttgtagatttatcgaggaccgatgacaatacactaatttgataagattattccattattcaatttgcaaaataagatttttgccaatttatataattattatctttagtcgataaggcaggaattgatgttaaagtacttaatagttttaaaaatacgcttttatagaaaattgaactaaaaaatgaaaaaagaaaaatagtttaaaaaaactaagatattattgaaataataattcttctactcatatctgtcagaaaaatatttataactaataagaccatgcacctcacgctttttttttaataaaatatattgtacactattttcaatttaaatttattaaagtttattttctattttttacttgaattttatacctacatataaagcgtgtttatatttttttaaactattatttatttcttaaagttCTAGATTTTTATAACTGCGTCTTAGATGTTTAatctttttattcatttaattagaCGCAAAAAACCAACCCAAATTGGCAATATGAAAGCAGAAGGCTATTGCGTTTCACAGCAGCCTCTCTCAACATCGGAAACGATGAATTCAGGCCGTATTTACCGAAGCATTTGTGGCAATGGCATCTTTGTCATATGTAAGTTGAAAGttaagtaatattattatacggtAGACTCACTGGGCTGTTATATATATCATATCAATCAAGAAACTTGTggtaatttttgtatatttatcgataaaactcgaatcattttagaataaaaggATAAACTGATTAAAGGATAAACTttttacttcttcttcttttgccACACTATGAACAGTATGAACAAATTAAGCCCAATGCGTATCCATATTGTATTGTCGCCTATCTGACCTCATCTCTCTTTCGGAACGATATGCTTGGGATTGACGAGATTCTAATTCTATTAAATAAACATCAGAGTTCACGATCCACCTAGTGAAGTTACCACACTTCATTGACAAAATAAAGTGGATAGGGCCACCTATACTGATACAAGAGATTAAAATATCTATAGTATTCTAATACGGGGATAGCCGAATGGAACACACCAAATTGATGGACTCGGTGACGAAGTTGTTGATGCATCGGACTTCAGGGCCAttagtcgtgggttcgattcccaaatTTAATAGATTCCTTACAGCAAAGAATAAATGTTCGCGTGCAACGGAATTAGCAGAAATTCGACTACGGTACATCTATAGTGCGCATATTATCATCTCTgatgtgtgtttttataccatTCTTAGAAGAAAAGTCTCTAAGTAAACTCTTactttgtataaataaataaataactggaacAAATCACCCACGATCATCCTGCTCCAacttaggattccctgtgttatgggtaccagagattgataaatatacatatatatattttaaatacataaataatagacaCCCAAAGATAAAGAGCAAAtgaacctgttcatcacacaatgtttgcccgatgtgagaaTCAAACTCTCGGCGCAAAGTCAGGACGCTACTTACTGtcccaccgagtcagtcatatctatctataaatgaattgctgttcgttagtctcgctaaaactcgaaaacggctgctcccgatttggtcttgaattatttgtggaagtccagagaaggtttaaaaggtaaataaaaataacaattttgtttttcctttgatgtgtcccccgtcggacggattagttttgtttgttttaagtttattttaaacaaaagtttaggtctcttatttatcgattgaggcactacgaagtctgcagggtcagctagtaaaacaataaaattcattCATCATCAAATTCTAGGCACTACCACAGTATGGAAGTGTTTGCTACTTTCGATGTCTTCGATGCGTCAGGCCGAAGAGTCGCAGAAGGCCATAAAGCTTCGTTCTGCTTAGAGGATAACACGTGCATGCCTGGAGTGGAAAAAAAGTATTCCTGCAAGAACTATGGAGATCAAGGTagcttgatttttttattttttgattgaAAGCCTACAGGCTTTTATGATCTATTCGCGGATCCCTTTCCATGAAGAAATAaggtcgtgtaataaaaatcacaccacCAACATTTTGTactataatttacaataaaactatTCTTATTagaaaaactagcgacccgccctcgcttcgcttcggaaacattaaaacacacatgaaaccaaaaaaataaataaaaaaaaattaaaaaagtagcctatgttcatcagggacaatgtcggcttctaatggaaaaagaatttttcaaatcggtccagtagtttcggagcctattcgaaacaaacaaacaaacaaatctttcctctttataatattatagtatagatatagattggtACCTATTTTCTTCATAAGCAGGAGCCCGAACGATGTAAGAGATATCCGCGCCTAGGGAGTACGCGGGATtcacggtctgcagatgttccGAGAAGACCGCTGGCCCAAGCATGAATTCACAAAACCTTCGCACTCTAACCGTTCCCTCGCCAGGCGCTGCGCCCCAAAAAAATTATACCCTACTACTGGATACAAACATTGGCGCAGTcccatcactcgatacgaatacgTCAGGCGTTTTTTTATACgtcaatttaatataattatgtatgttgCAAATTATCGTGTACCTAAATTGGAAAAGAACAAACCCTGAGTTTAGCTGCATCTCGTATCGTTGGTAAAACTATAACGAATTAAATTAGCTCTACAACTACTCATTAAATTAGAGTTTGTTATGTTTTTCAGGTGTTTCAGTGAACTGTTCGGATGTTTATCATTACAATATTGACTGTCAGTGGGTGGATGTGAGTGATGTGGAGCCAGGCGATTACACGTTAAAGGTATAAATCGCACCTTTATAGAGACCCAACTcaaaatatgtgtttttttggaaaacatcgaataaagttttcaaaccgaaaagacgTAGAGGAGGgggacggagtgaaagagaccgatAGATAAGTTTGTCCCTTTATAAGCTACTTTGGTCATTTGATTATTAACAGTCGCTGAAAAAGTTCTTTCTAGGtcaatttttgaattaaagtcGAAATCCAGAAATTTCGAAATAGGTCTttataattcttcttcttcttcttatttgTCGTtgcctcattactgagggtcgtgaccaccttggtccagtttttgcaccagcttcctccagtgttgcctgcattcggcctgcttaatggcgcccgggacgctggtgtttgtggtctccttgataatgtccacctggttggcaatcttcctcgacttctctttccttccacgtgacctacaactattagtttttccaagttctcaggattttgtcgggccacgtgtccgaagtaaaggtattatttattataaatttctaaaagtACGAAATGTTTTGTCCTATTGGTGAGCATCATAGATATAAATTGGGGTCTTCTACATATTTGCAGAAAACCATTTCGCATGAATTCGGATACAGCGTTTATTTTTAGGTCACACGAAATATTACTTCACAAATGTATCGTAGTGTAGTATCACTATCGAATCGAAAAATTGGGTATTTTTGTGTCTCTAATGACCTAATATCCGCACATAGATCAAATCGTCATTATGTTACataatacggttttttttttgttatattgtatcttgtaatcttttttttgtaatcctttttgtaaatgtaattttgaaaaacaTTATACAAATCTATAGAGGATCTTGAAGCACTCTTCTTCCAAAGCTTCTTGTATTCACTTGGTTGTGATCCATTAGATGCTTAGCAAAATTATTTGGGTGGAATTCTAATCTTTCAAGGCTCTATAGATTATTTCATCTTTCACTTTTATGACTGATTCTTTCATTTGTAACAATCATAGCGCGCTCAACACCGTCCAGAGCGTTTTTACTGAAAACAATTCTATCATAGCAATTTGTTTTTGAATTCCCAAAAAAATgtgacgcctggcagatgtgaaacatcgacattattttgtaaaagtaatatacagaaaagaacagattgtgacaggaactaaatatgtcataatgataaaataaaatattacgaaaaaataatttgttttcaagtaaaacacatgTTATGTTTACtgtactaaacaaaaaaacaacactgtatacactacggagtatacactataggtatccgtgctcagtgtagcgagagagatggcttaacgccggatcgagtgggagagaatcgcacagtcgattgggcatggcgacgcgtcgccacggcatgcgt
The sequence above is drawn from the Bombyx mori chromosome 26, ASM3026992v2 genome and encodes:
- the LOC101739481 gene encoding lysyl oxidase homolog 3, which produces MKMKKHLVFNSTLLFVMLIESIGVSGKDLSENERAGRAAFVQRLLNKKKYLEGRVKLVGGNKYEGNVYIYHAGRWGAICDDSWDDAAAQIVCRVFNRTGFATHGGQYGEAKEQFWMDDMVCQGDESSLTQCIFSGWGSSDCTPTEAAGVKCRKQETHVPLNLSSKKKAGVPLHEVLDIRYTSLRLVGGRNALEGRVEIYHNNYWGSLCPDGWTIYEAAATCRHLGLGYAEQALQTDYFGSSKIVLSGVECQGNETNLLMCRHQKYGNVTCPGTVGHVAAVICTQKLADLELDTAAIEHTAHLQDVPMYQLTCAMEENCLTKSAYETQKTNPNWQYESRRLLRFTAASLNIGNDEFRPYLPKHLWQWHLCHMHYHSMEVFATFDVFDASGRRVAEGHKASFCLEDNTCMPGVEKKYSCKNYGDQGVSVNCSDVYHYNIDCQWVDVSDVEPGDYTLKVAVNPHARIAEQNYHNNAASCRLRLSELYAAVYGCKRERP